One segment of Streptosporangium brasiliense DNA contains the following:
- a CDS encoding GntR family transcriptional regulator has translation MSDSRELKFRRLAAGLRAEIRSGRWAPGAKLPTEQELSHTREVSLTTVRRAVDELVEEGLVIRRQGAGTFVAEHAPAVRGQAALVGVVVPDTTLYYPKVLEGIEEALAAAGARLMLACSRYQPAEEEAALRRMLDSGVDGLLVVPTLIGHADPVAVVGRLTGLPVPVVLIERGLDGGDDPSEHVRTDHAAGGYAAVRHLVALGHTRLALLTRSGNPTSAPVGQGFAAAVADLGLRAAEPFSAPQRDWDPGVADGQVRRVVAAGCTAVVCFGDREATLMVSAARRVGLSVPGDLAIVAYDDEIADLAEVPLTAVSPPKRHLGRHAAELLLRRLREPDLPLHQVRLRPRIVVRRSCGASSGEMTSD, from the coding sequence ATGTCGGATTCGCGGGAGCTGAAGTTCCGCAGGCTCGCCGCCGGGCTCCGCGCGGAGATCCGCTCGGGCCGCTGGGCGCCCGGCGCGAAGCTCCCCACCGAGCAGGAGCTCTCCCACACCCGCGAGGTCAGCCTCACCACGGTCCGCCGCGCGGTGGACGAGCTCGTCGAGGAGGGGCTCGTGATCCGGCGGCAGGGGGCGGGCACCTTCGTGGCCGAGCACGCCCCGGCCGTCCGGGGCCAGGCCGCGCTGGTCGGCGTGGTCGTGCCGGACACCACGCTCTACTACCCGAAGGTCCTGGAGGGCATCGAGGAGGCGCTGGCCGCCGCCGGAGCGCGGCTGATGCTGGCCTGCTCCCGCTACCAGCCGGCGGAGGAGGAGGCCGCGCTGCGGCGCATGCTCGACTCCGGGGTGGACGGCCTGCTCGTCGTCCCCACGCTCATCGGCCACGCGGACCCCGTGGCCGTCGTCGGCCGCCTCACCGGCCTGCCGGTGCCCGTCGTGCTGATCGAGCGCGGCCTGGACGGCGGCGACGACCCCAGCGAGCACGTCCGCACCGACCACGCGGCCGGAGGCTACGCGGCCGTGCGCCACCTGGTCGCGCTCGGCCACACCCGGCTGGCCCTGCTCACCCGCTCGGGCAACCCCACCAGCGCGCCGGTCGGCCAGGGCTTCGCGGCGGCCGTGGCCGACCTGGGCCTGCGGGCCGCGGAGCCGTTCTCCGCGCCGCAGCGCGACTGGGACCCCGGGGTCGCCGACGGGCAGGTGCGCCGCGTCGTGGCCGCCGGCTGCACGGCCGTCGTCTGCTTCGGCGACCGCGAGGCCACCCTGATGGTCTCCGCCGCCCGGCGGGTCGGCCTGTCCGTACCGGGCGATCTGGCGATCGTCGCCTACGACGACGAGATCGCCGACCTGGCGGAGGTGCCGCTCACCGCGGTCTCCCCGCCCAAACGCCATCTCGGCCGCCACGCGGCCGAGCTCCTGCTCCGCCGCCTGCGCGAGCCGGACCTGCCCCTGCACCAGGTACGGCTCCGCCCCCGCATCGTCGTGCGCCGATCATGCGGCGCCTCCTCGGGAGAGATGACAAGTGACTGA